One Lucilia cuprina isolate Lc7/37 chromosome 4, ASM2204524v1, whole genome shotgun sequence DNA segment encodes these proteins:
- the LOC111690841 gene encoding putative cyclin-dependent serine/threonine-protein kinase DDB_G0272797/DDB_G0274007, producing MFTLKFYCLTIFICGLYCLQNVQSDLQISPENIEYAVARISSRERAVHLKSPPYFGHASKFNLQTLIERKSKVEQQQPQHDVEDMPQTAADNQEILSGNKNNKKLNIKNFNKKMEANAQSSTLSQQHEIKSNEEELEEQEPTEQQLEEVEAKPIIQNGVNQPHNHQNQQHLTVNQVEVRQQLLPPPHHFKLLNVVNHRNKRQTHAENSHNNNNNGNQQQQQQQQKYSTITIQYYPQQQEQTVVEYQLQEQQPQQYQLQYYQTSQSSNQQQFQQNHNNIELIVNGNSLSTFPQSTTKVTAAMTMPIPLPIVTTSTPKPLPQFTTLINSSPLSPSLSTSSMDNSIKPLLPLEVIKDVNADNTTLPPRTVCRVCCITNEFSCSSCCDGTPLLNAQTLKTLGG from the exons atgtttactcttaaattctattgtttaacaatatttatctGTGGCctatattgtttacaaaatgtacAAAGTGATTTACAAATTTCACCAGAAAATATAGAATATGCTGTCGCACGTATTTCGAGTAGAGAAAGAGCAGTGCATTTGAAAAGTCCGCCATATTTTGGACATGCCtccaaatttaatttacaaactcTAATTGAAAGAAAATCCAAAGTAGAACAACAACAGCCACAACATGATGTTGAGGACATGCCACAAACTGCAGCAGATAATCAAGAAATACTTAGTggtaacaaaaataacaagaaactaaatataaaaaattttaacaagaaaatGGAGGCAAATGCACAGTCATCAACTTTAAGCCaacaacatgaaattaaatcaaATGAAGAAGAATTGGAAGAACAGGAACCAACGGAACAGCAGCTGGAAGAAGTAGAGGCAAAACCAATAATACAAAATGGTGTTAATCAACCACATAATCATCAAAATCAGCAACATTTAACAGTCAATCAAGTTGAAGTGAGGCAACAGCTGTTGCCGCCGCCGcatcattttaaattgttaaatgtgGTGAATCATAGAAATAAAAGACAGACTCATGCTGAGAACAgccataataacaataacaatggaaatcaacaacaacaacagcaacagcagaaATACTCCACAATTACCATTCAATATTATCCACAGCAGCAGGAACAAACAGTCGTAGAATACCAGCTGCAAGAACAGCAACCACAACAATATCAATTACAATACTATCAAACAAGTCAGAGTTCCAACCAGcaacaatttcaacaaaatcaCAACAATATTGAACTAATTGTAAATGGAAATAGTTTGTCAACATTTCCACaatcaacaacaaaagtaaCGGCAGCTATGACAATGCCAATCCCTTTGCCAATAGTAACAACATCAACACCGAAACCCTTACCACAATTTACAACTTTAATCAACAGCTCTCCATTATCCCCGTCATTATCTACATCATCAATGGACAATTCTATCAAACCTCTCTTGCCTCTAGAAGTAAT TAAAGACGTAAATGCTGACAACACCACTCTACCTCCCCGCACTGTTTGTAGAGTATGTTGTATAACAAATGAGTTTTCCTGCTCAAGCTGCTGTGACGGTACACCTCTATTAAATGCacaaactttaaaaactttggGTGGTTAG